A stretch of the Capsicum annuum cultivar UCD-10X-F1 chromosome 10, UCD10Xv1.1, whole genome shotgun sequence genome encodes the following:
- the LOC124887699 gene encoding uncharacterized protein LOC124887699, with product MKKKKQCVMQAQLCRCVMTLEMKGSSSSGIMISVNGTSLSFTPMEFVIITGLNCVSNRCDFTFDEGVPNRMIEKYFNGAEIIQKRQLFLAFTEKGMPLAIQVWLYECCSNVPPKIALKVENRIFRLLNWKTIVPRPRYEFLMNSMFKDNGKIVFKNIEPTEMEMAKLEIPNKHVTEDERSVDSDDDFKDPPPKKINERSKKKQKVDSSTPVAKKPVGKKQVNIDDAHTQKRTPPHRAAKAAVMKTPVFKPIPTRQASSSKTKEGKKIARVIFPQVRQEFKGVREQFTRISQLVKKKFKKMEQHENTEVEAQQMDYAGVEISPQQFSPIVDQNLDENQDSTKITDEKLDDTNLSDSQFIIPDELLPSLNAYRRESTTRHPLTTSEEEQIDEYFNDKKSESVVQEHCQKNKENVGSSSKADMHGEVDVGTEELIMTTPKTQDLTIDEKRDETVLPDSQDTIPDDLLPSLNVYSSKSIIVHPSANREIQTPITKLRIRRPSKFKESPYMMKFGSAAESSEGNIRIFPQKHPFVYHPIYGIVDTKIVNKFRDWISEDLLKVHAKRKGNVDHYKRGKSTIPMMHFRIETVEDKNWFYTMGFPDQSWTDSHIDVCFYYLRKKSKYDPNRSYIFSTVDCNFMNIISSLHDVYSTDVENLMAGENMAHVNEYINGFRMHAAVP from the exons atgaagaagaagaagcagtgTGTAATGCAAGCACAGTTGTGTAGATGTGTTATGACGCTTGAGAtgaagggtagttcttcttctggGATTATGATATCTGTCAATGGCACCTCTCTTAGTTTTACTCCCATGGAATTTGTTATCATAACTGGATTGAATTGTGTGTCTAATAGGTGTGACTTTACTTTTGATGAGGGTGTACCAAATAGGATGATTGAAAAGTATTTCAATGGGGCAGAAATTATACAGAAAAGGCAACTATTTTTAGCATTCACGGAGAAA ggAATGCCATtggctattcaagtgtggctctatgagtgttgttcaaatgtACCACCAAAGATTGCATTGAAGGTTGAGAATCGGATTTTccgattattaaattggaagacgATTGTACCTCGCCCACgttatgagtttttgatgaattcTATGTTCAAGGACAACGGCAAG ATTGTatttaagaacatagagccaacTGAAATGGAAATGGCAAAGCTTGAAATACCAAATAAGCATGTAACTGAAGATGAACGTTCAGTTGATTCTGACGATGACTTCAAGGATCCACCACCAAAGAAGATCAACGAACGttcaaagaagaaacagaaggtGGATTCATCAACCCCAGTAGCGAAGAAACCTGTAGGGAAAAAGCAAGTGAATATTGATGACGCGCATACCCAAAAGAGGACTCCACCTCATCGTGCTGCCAAGGCTGCTGTAATGAAGACACCAGTATTCAAGCCAATTCCAACACGACAGGcttcttcttcaaaaacaaaGGAAGGGAAGAAAATAGCTAGGGTTATTTTTCCTCAG GTTCGTCAAGAGTTTAAAGGAGTTCGTGAACAGTTTACTCGAATTAGTCAATTAgtgaagaaaaagttcaaaaaaatg GAACAACATGAAAATACAGAGGTTGAAGCACAACAGATGGATTATGCTGGTGTTGAAATATCACCACAACAATTCAGTCCTATTGTTGATCAAAATTTGGATGAGAATCAGGATAGTACAAAg ATTACTGATGAGAAATTGGATGATACAAATTTGTCTGATTCGCAGTTTATAATCCCAGATGAGTTGTTACCAAGTCTTAATGCATACCGAAGAGAAAGCACCACGAGACATCCATTGACAACTTCAGAAGAAGAACAAATCGATGAATATTTTAATGATAAGAAGTCCGAATCTGTTGTTCAAGAGCATTGTCAG aaaaacaaagagaacGTTGGTTCGAGCTCTAAAGCAGACATGCACGGAGAGGTTGATGTTGGTACGGAGGAGCTGATTATGACAACTCCTAAAACACAAGACTTAACCATTGATGAAAAAAGGGATGAAACAGTTTTGCCTGATTCACAAGACACAATCCCTGATGACTTGCTTCCTAGTTTGAATGTATACAGTAGTAAAAGCATTATTGTTCATCCCTCTGCTAATCGTGAAATTCAAACTCCTATTACTAAGTTAAGGATTAGGCGACCATCCAAATTCAAAGAGTCACCTTACATGATGAAATTTGGTTCAGCTGCCG AGAGCTCGGAAGGAAACATACGTATATTCCCACAGAAACATCCATTTGTTTATCATCCGATTTATGGGATTGTGGATACAAAAATTGTTAACAAGTTTAGGGATTGGATTTCTGAAGACCttctcaaagttcatgctaaaag GAAGGGAAATGTGGATCATTACAAAAGGGGGAAATCAACCATTCCAATGATGCATTTCAGAATTGAGACTGTTGAAGATAAAAACTGGTTCTATACAATGGGGTTCCCTGATCAGTCATGGACCGACTcg CATATTGATGTTTGCttctactacttgaggaagaagtcaaaGTATGACCCCAACAGGTCTTACATATTCAGCACAGTAGATTGTAACTTTATGAACATAATTAGCTCTCTCCATGATGTTTATTCTACGGATGTTGAAAACCTTATGGCTGGAGAAAATATGGCACATGTTAATGAATACATAAATGGATTCCGTATGCATGCTGCTGTGCCATAG